One segment of Manihot esculenta cultivar AM560-2 chromosome 4, M.esculenta_v8, whole genome shotgun sequence DNA contains the following:
- the LOC110614188 gene encoding flowering time control protein FPA isoform X1 → MAPPIKSSKVGYKELDELESPSNSLWVGNLGADVSDSDLMGVFAKYGALDSVTTYTSRSYAFLYFKRVEDAAAAKEALQGTILRGSPLKIEFARPAKPCKHLWVGGFSPAISKEQLEEEFLKFGTIEEFKFHRDRNTAFIEYVKLEDALEAMRNMNGKRIGGDLIRVDFLRSQSLRRDQLYEFRDSKESQFSGVRRTQPSQLLGCRREGLPSNVLWVGYPPSVQIDEQMLHNAMILFGEIERIKSFPSRHYSFVEFRSVDEARRAKEGLQGRLFNDPRITIMYSSSELAPGKEYSSFSPGVKGTRPEVFNEHILGSSQLEILDHHRTLGLNTFPGPLTPSNIHRSNVPLRPFGAQVGFDAALSNAEYNDLAPLHSFRDGNPNITMGPNWRRPSPPPSGILPSPGSRIRPPMRSVSTGWDVLDPSQREPKRSRIDSPLPIDDDSFASRKIDDRGLGLDKAYRLGPIADGGISGPLINAQGKRSLSPVGVRGGLGSHRRQLGNDYIWRGIIAKGGTPVCHARCVPIDKGIESELPEVVNCSARTGLDMLTKHYAEAIGFDIVFFLPDSEDDFASYTEFLRYLGSKDRAGVAKFDDGTTLFLVPPSDFLTKVLKVAGPERLYGVVLKMPHVPGSALIQPQLQQPGHFPQYIDRHHIPPPEAEYNQIPQDEHMMPLDYRVLHEDSKSLSKSFYTPPTEAIAEQSIPQDYASNNSVAASQAGVSLTPELIATLTSLMPANAQSTGLEGGQPVSGSVVRPPYSAVATDKGTSSLGWKNDNQVSGNTNHVQFGNQFNSQAQVPSQFQPHLSLSKGPYNPAMVPANTQIQDSSINLSHQDGIPSRSLTSVSMPSQSGQVGVSSQVSQQYKLDVPHQKGYGGMVHGTDVSASYNPPVIQQPNNHVAFSSQAQGGNQSQVQSGMALSADKLNQQNPSQMQQFQTALPGAAQGTSEVEVDKNQRYQSTLQFAASLLLQIQQQQQQQTGNPAVRGSGNQQ, encoded by the exons ATGGCACCCCCAATCAAATCCAGCAAAGTAGGTTACAAGGAATTGGACGAGCTCGAGTCTCCCTCGAACAGCCTGTGGGTGGGGAATTTGGGCGCTGACGTATCGGATTCGGATCTTATGGGAGTATTTGCAAAGTACGGTGCTCTTGATAGCGTCACTACTTATACGTCTAGGAGCTATGCGTTCTTATATTTCAAACGCGTAGAAGACGCTGCAGCGGCGAAGGAGGCGCTTCAAGGGACGATTTTGCGTGGGAGCCCTTTGAAGATCGAGTTTGCGAGACCG GCCAAGCCCTGCAAGCATCTGTGGGTGGGTGGATTCAGCCCAGCAATTTCTAAGGAACAGTTGGAAGAAGAGTTTCTTAAGTTTGGTACAATTGAAGAATTTAAGTTTCATAGAGACCGGAATACTGCTTTTATCGAGTATGTCAAACTGGAAGATGCTTTAGAAGCCATGAGAAATATGAATGGGAAGCGGATTGGCGGTGACCTGATACGTGTGGATTTCCTTCGTTCACAATCCTTGAGAAGG GACCAATTGTATGAGTTTCGTGATTCCAAAGAGAGTCAGTTTTCTGGAGTAAGACGAACACAG CCTTCTCAGCTTTTAGGGTGCCGAAGGGAAGGCTTACCCAGTAATGTACTGTGGGTAGGCTATCCTCCATCTGTGCAGATTGATGAACAAATGCTTCACAATGCAATGATTCTTTTTGGTGAAATTGAGAGAATTAAGAGCTTTCCATCAAGGCACTATTCCTTTGTAGAGTTCAGAAGCGTAGATGAAGCTCGGCGTGCTAAAGAAGGCTTGCAGGGGCGCCTTTTCAATGATCCTCGCATCACAATAATGTATTCAAGCAGTGAACTGGCTCCTGGTAAAGAGTACTCCAGTTTTAGTCCTGGTGTTAAAGGGACAAGGCCAGAGGTTTTTAATGAACATATTTTGGGGTCTAGCCAGCTGGAAATACTGGATCATCATCGCACTCTGGGGCTAAATACTTTTCCTGGACCATTAACACCTAGTAATATTCATAGATCAAATGTACCATTACGTCCTTTTGGTGCTCAAGTTGGTTTTGATGCTGCGCTTTCTAATGCAGAATATAATGATTTGGCTCCACTGCATAGTTTCCGAGATGGGAATCCTAACATTACAATGGGACCTAACTGGAGAAGGCCATCCCCTCCTCCATCTGGGATTCTTCCTTCTCCAGGTTCAAGGATTAGGCCACCAATGAGGTCAGTGTCTACTGGATGGGATGTGCTTGACCCCAGTCAGAGGGAACCAAAACGGTCAAGGATTGATTCACCATTGCCCATAGATGATGATTCTTTTGCCTCAAGGAAGATTGACGATCGTGGGTTGGGTTTGGACAAAGCATATAGGCTTGGTCCAATTGCTGATGGAGGTATCTCAGGTCCATTAATAAATGCTCAAGGTAAGCGTAGTCTTAGTCCAGTTGGTGTAAGGGGTGGTTTAGGATCTCATCGACGTCAGCTTGGCAATGATTATATATGGCGTGGTATTATTGCCAAGGGTGGAACACCAGTTTGCCATGCTCGTTGTGTCCCTATAGATAAAGGGATAGAATCAGAACT TCCTGAAGTTGTTAATTGCTCAGCCAGAACTGGATTGGATATGCTCACGAAACACTATGCTGAGGCCATTGGTTTTGACATTGTCTTCTTCTTGCCAGATAGTGAAGATGATTTTGCTTCCTATACTGAGTTTCTTCGCTATTTGGGTTCAAAAGACCGTGCTGGTGTTGCCAAGTTTGACGATGGGACAACACTATTTTTGGTGCCTCCATCGGATTTCTTAACTAAGGTGTTGAAAGTTGCAGGACCTGAACGTCTCTATGGTGTAGTCCTCAAGATGCCACATGTCCCTGGTAGTGCATTAATACAGCCACAGCTACAACAGCCCGGCCATTTTCCTCAGTATATCGATAGGCATCATATTCCTCCACCAGAAGCCGAGTATAATCAAATTCCTCAGGATGAACATATGATGCCACTGGATTATAGGGTTTTGCATGAGGATTCAAAATCTCTGTCGAAATCATTTTATACACCACCAACCGAGGCTATTGCAGAGCAGTCTATTCCTCAGGACTATGCTTCTAATAACTCTGTAGCAGCTTCTCAAGCAGGAGTTTCGTTGACACCTGAGCTTATTGCCACTCTTACATCTCTAATGCCTGCAAATGCACAGTCAACTGGTTTAGAAGGTGGTCAGCCAGTATCAGGCTCTGTTGTTAGGCCTCCATATTCTGCAGTTGCTACTGATAAAGGAACTTCCTCACTTGGATGGAAGAATGATAATCAGGTGTCTGGAAACACAAATCATGTACAATTTGGGAACCAGTTCAACTCCCAGGCACAAGTTCCGTCTCAGTTTCAACCTCACCTGTCTCTTTCTAAGGGACCTTATAATCCAGCAATGGTGCCTGCAAACACCCAAATCCAAGATTCTTCCATCAACCTATCACATCAGGATGGAATTCCATCTAGGTCTTTGACTAGTGTTTCCATGCCTTCCCAAAGTGGACAAGTTGGTGTATCATCACAAGTCAGCCAGCAGTATAAGCTTGATGTTCCTCATCAGAAGGGATATGGTGGAATGGTGCATGGAACGGATGTTTCTGCTTCATATAATCCACCTGTTATTCAGCAACCTAATAATCATGTTGCCTTCTCTAGTCAGGCTCAGGGTGGTAATCAATCCCAGGTACAATCTGGGATGGCTCTATCTGCTGACAAACTGAATCAGCAGAATCCTAGTCAGATGCAGCAATTCCAAACTGCTCTTCCTGGAGCTGCTCAGGGCACATCAGAGGTCGAGGTTGACAAGAATCAGCGATACCAATCAACACTACAGTTTGCAGCAAGCCTCCTCCTCCAGATACAGCAGCAACAACAGCAACAAACGGGCAATCCTGCAGTGCGTGGGTCTGGAAATCAACAATGA
- the LOC110614188 gene encoding flowering time control protein FPA isoform X2 — protein sequence MAPPIKSSKVGYKELDELESPSNSLWVGNLGADVSDSDLMGVFAKYGALDSVTTYTSRSYAFLYFKRVEDAAAAKEALQGTILRGSPLKIEFARPAKPCKHLWVGGFSPAISKEQLEEEFLKFGTIEEFKFHRDRNTAFIEYVKLEDALEAMRNMNGKRIGGDLIRVDFLRSQSLRRDQLYEFRDSKESQFSGVRRTQPSQLLGCRREGLPSNVLWVGYPPSVQIDEQMLHNAMILFGEIERIKSFPSRHYSFVEFRSVDEARRAKEGLQGRLFNDPRITIMYSSSELAPGKEYSSFSPGVKGTRPEVFNEHILGSSQLEILDHHRTLGLNTFPGPLTPKYNDLAPLHSFRDGNPNITMGPNWRRPSPPPSGILPSPGSRIRPPMRSVSTGWDVLDPSQREPKRSRIDSPLPIDDDSFASRKIDDRGLGLDKAYRLGPIADGGISGPLINAQGKRSLSPVGVRGGLGSHRRQLGNDYIWRGIIAKGGTPVCHARCVPIDKGIESELPEVVNCSARTGLDMLTKHYAEAIGFDIVFFLPDSEDDFASYTEFLRYLGSKDRAGVAKFDDGTTLFLVPPSDFLTKVLKVAGPERLYGVVLKMPHVPGSALIQPQLQQPGHFPQYIDRHHIPPPEAEYNQIPQDEHMMPLDYRVLHEDSKSLSKSFYTPPTEAIAEQSIPQDYASNNSVAASQAGVSLTPELIATLTSLMPANAQSTGLEGGQPVSGSVVRPPYSAVATDKGTSSLGWKNDNQVSGNTNHVQFGNQFNSQAQVPSQFQPHLSLSKGPYNPAMVPANTQIQDSSINLSHQDGIPSRSLTSVSMPSQSGQVGVSSQVSQQYKLDVPHQKGYGGMVHGTDVSASYNPPVIQQPNNHVAFSSQAQGGNQSQVQSGMALSADKLNQQNPSQMQQFQTALPGAAQGTSEVEVDKNQRYQSTLQFAASLLLQIQQQQQQQTGNPAVRGSGNQQ from the exons ATGGCACCCCCAATCAAATCCAGCAAAGTAGGTTACAAGGAATTGGACGAGCTCGAGTCTCCCTCGAACAGCCTGTGGGTGGGGAATTTGGGCGCTGACGTATCGGATTCGGATCTTATGGGAGTATTTGCAAAGTACGGTGCTCTTGATAGCGTCACTACTTATACGTCTAGGAGCTATGCGTTCTTATATTTCAAACGCGTAGAAGACGCTGCAGCGGCGAAGGAGGCGCTTCAAGGGACGATTTTGCGTGGGAGCCCTTTGAAGATCGAGTTTGCGAGACCG GCCAAGCCCTGCAAGCATCTGTGGGTGGGTGGATTCAGCCCAGCAATTTCTAAGGAACAGTTGGAAGAAGAGTTTCTTAAGTTTGGTACAATTGAAGAATTTAAGTTTCATAGAGACCGGAATACTGCTTTTATCGAGTATGTCAAACTGGAAGATGCTTTAGAAGCCATGAGAAATATGAATGGGAAGCGGATTGGCGGTGACCTGATACGTGTGGATTTCCTTCGTTCACAATCCTTGAGAAGG GACCAATTGTATGAGTTTCGTGATTCCAAAGAGAGTCAGTTTTCTGGAGTAAGACGAACACAG CCTTCTCAGCTTTTAGGGTGCCGAAGGGAAGGCTTACCCAGTAATGTACTGTGGGTAGGCTATCCTCCATCTGTGCAGATTGATGAACAAATGCTTCACAATGCAATGATTCTTTTTGGTGAAATTGAGAGAATTAAGAGCTTTCCATCAAGGCACTATTCCTTTGTAGAGTTCAGAAGCGTAGATGAAGCTCGGCGTGCTAAAGAAGGCTTGCAGGGGCGCCTTTTCAATGATCCTCGCATCACAATAATGTATTCAAGCAGTGAACTGGCTCCTGGTAAAGAGTACTCCAGTTTTAGTCCTGGTGTTAAAGGGACAAGGCCAGAGGTTTTTAATGAACATATTTTGGGGTCTAGCCAGCTGGAAATACTGGATCATCATCGCACTCTGGGGCTAAATACTTTTCCTGGACCATTAACACCTA AATATAATGATTTGGCTCCACTGCATAGTTTCCGAGATGGGAATCCTAACATTACAATGGGACCTAACTGGAGAAGGCCATCCCCTCCTCCATCTGGGATTCTTCCTTCTCCAGGTTCAAGGATTAGGCCACCAATGAGGTCAGTGTCTACTGGATGGGATGTGCTTGACCCCAGTCAGAGGGAACCAAAACGGTCAAGGATTGATTCACCATTGCCCATAGATGATGATTCTTTTGCCTCAAGGAAGATTGACGATCGTGGGTTGGGTTTGGACAAAGCATATAGGCTTGGTCCAATTGCTGATGGAGGTATCTCAGGTCCATTAATAAATGCTCAAGGTAAGCGTAGTCTTAGTCCAGTTGGTGTAAGGGGTGGTTTAGGATCTCATCGACGTCAGCTTGGCAATGATTATATATGGCGTGGTATTATTGCCAAGGGTGGAACACCAGTTTGCCATGCTCGTTGTGTCCCTATAGATAAAGGGATAGAATCAGAACT TCCTGAAGTTGTTAATTGCTCAGCCAGAACTGGATTGGATATGCTCACGAAACACTATGCTGAGGCCATTGGTTTTGACATTGTCTTCTTCTTGCCAGATAGTGAAGATGATTTTGCTTCCTATACTGAGTTTCTTCGCTATTTGGGTTCAAAAGACCGTGCTGGTGTTGCCAAGTTTGACGATGGGACAACACTATTTTTGGTGCCTCCATCGGATTTCTTAACTAAGGTGTTGAAAGTTGCAGGACCTGAACGTCTCTATGGTGTAGTCCTCAAGATGCCACATGTCCCTGGTAGTGCATTAATACAGCCACAGCTACAACAGCCCGGCCATTTTCCTCAGTATATCGATAGGCATCATATTCCTCCACCAGAAGCCGAGTATAATCAAATTCCTCAGGATGAACATATGATGCCACTGGATTATAGGGTTTTGCATGAGGATTCAAAATCTCTGTCGAAATCATTTTATACACCACCAACCGAGGCTATTGCAGAGCAGTCTATTCCTCAGGACTATGCTTCTAATAACTCTGTAGCAGCTTCTCAAGCAGGAGTTTCGTTGACACCTGAGCTTATTGCCACTCTTACATCTCTAATGCCTGCAAATGCACAGTCAACTGGTTTAGAAGGTGGTCAGCCAGTATCAGGCTCTGTTGTTAGGCCTCCATATTCTGCAGTTGCTACTGATAAAGGAACTTCCTCACTTGGATGGAAGAATGATAATCAGGTGTCTGGAAACACAAATCATGTACAATTTGGGAACCAGTTCAACTCCCAGGCACAAGTTCCGTCTCAGTTTCAACCTCACCTGTCTCTTTCTAAGGGACCTTATAATCCAGCAATGGTGCCTGCAAACACCCAAATCCAAGATTCTTCCATCAACCTATCACATCAGGATGGAATTCCATCTAGGTCTTTGACTAGTGTTTCCATGCCTTCCCAAAGTGGACAAGTTGGTGTATCATCACAAGTCAGCCAGCAGTATAAGCTTGATGTTCCTCATCAGAAGGGATATGGTGGAATGGTGCATGGAACGGATGTTTCTGCTTCATATAATCCACCTGTTATTCAGCAACCTAATAATCATGTTGCCTTCTCTAGTCAGGCTCAGGGTGGTAATCAATCCCAGGTACAATCTGGGATGGCTCTATCTGCTGACAAACTGAATCAGCAGAATCCTAGTCAGATGCAGCAATTCCAAACTGCTCTTCCTGGAGCTGCTCAGGGCACATCAGAGGTCGAGGTTGACAAGAATCAGCGATACCAATCAACACTACAGTTTGCAGCAAGCCTCCTCCTCCAGATACAGCAGCAACAACAGCAACAAACGGGCAATCCTGCAGTGCGTGGGTCTGGAAATCAACAATGA
- the LOC110613930 gene encoding beta-1,3-galactosyltransferase sqv-2: MKQKIRVIQITILPSLLLLLSLLSFYLQLKSLLLSPSVYSSSTLNQTHSVQTKFSILIGILTRPEKSDRRHFLRLVYGIQSSPIADIDVKFVFCNLTKHEQRVFIALEILRFNDIIILNCTENMNNGKTYTYFSSLPQILPKPYTYVMKADDDVFIRLTPLSLSLNPLPRLDLYYGFVIPCSSKNPFVDYMSGMGFLLSWDLVEWIGRSGIPAKETQGPEDKLVGKWLKIGNKAKNRFSDKPAMYDYPGTNGRCSHELIPETVAVHRLKRWDQWLHVLEFFNVTKQLNNSEFFHL, from the coding sequence ATGAAGCAGAAGATTAGAGTCATTCAAATTACAATATTgccctctcttcttcttcttctgtctCTCCTCTCCTTCTATCTCCAACTAAAATCTCTTCTACTATCCCCATCCGTTTACTCCTCTTCGACATTAAATCAAACACATTCCGTGCAAACCAAATTTAGCATCTTAATTGGAATCTTAACCCGCCCAGAAAAATCCGATCGTCGCCACTTCCTTCGCCTTGTCTATGGAATCCAATCATCACCCATAGCTGATATAGATGTAAAATTTGTATTCTGCAACCTCACAAAGCATGAGCAGAGGGTGTTTATAGCATTAGAAATCCTTCGCTTCAACGACATTATCATCTTAAATTGCACAGAGAATATGAACAATGGCAAGACCTACACCTACTTCTCTTCACTCCCACAAATCCTTCCAAAACCTTACACATATGTAATGAAAGCTGATGATGATGTCTTCATTAGGCTCACCCCATTATCTCTCTCTCTAAACCCACTTCCAAGGCTGGATTTGTACTATGGTTTTGTGATTCCGTGCAGCAGCAAGAACCCATTTGTGGATTACATGTCAGGAATGGGATTTTTGTTGTCCTGGGATCTTGTTGagtggattgggagatctgggATCCCTGCAAAGGAGACGCAAGGGCCAGAGGATAAGTTGGTTGGGAAATGGTTGAAGATTGGAAACAAAGCAAAGAATCGATTTTCTGATAAGCCTGCAATGTATGATTATCCAGGAACAAATGGAAGGTGCTCCCATGAGCTTATACCAGAAACTGTGGCAGTTCATAGGCTTAAGAGATGGGATCAATGGCTTCATgttcttgaattttttaatgTCACTAAACAACTTAACAACTCCGAGTTTTTTCATTTATGA